A region of the Methylomagnum ishizawai genome:
CACGGCGCTATCGGCGCGCCCTTGGTGGTGAATGTCAAAAACCGCAAGGCCTTACAGAAAGTGCTGGACAATATCGAATCCGGCGCCCTGTTGAATGCCCTGGTCCACGCTCAAACCCATTGAGCCCATGCGATAATGGCAGGCATCGGCGGGGCGGTCCCGCCGATGCTTTTTTCGCCCTGGAATTCCCCACCATGCGCTTCCTCATCCCCCTCGCCGTCTTCCTCGTGATGGTGATCTTCCTCGCCATCGGCCTGACCCTCGACCCCAGGGAAGTGCCCTCGCCCTTCATCGGCAAACCCGCCCCGGCCTTCGCCCTGCCCCAGGTCGCCGACGCCCAGAAAACCCTGGCCCCCGCCGACTTCAAGGGACAAGTGGCCTTGGTCAATGTCTGGGCCTCCTGGTGCGTGTCCTGCCGCCAGGAACATCCGGTGTTGGTGGAACTCGCCAAGCGCAAGCTGGTGCCGATCTACGGGCTCAACTACAAGGACCAGCGCGAGGATGCCCTGGCCTGGCTCGACCGCTATGGCAACCCCTACACCGCCAGCGCCTTCGACGCCGACGGCAAGACCGGCATCGACTGGGGCGTGTACGGCGTGCCGGAAACCTTCGTCATCGACCGGGCCGGGATCATCCGCCACAAATTCACCGGGCCCATCACCCCGGAAATCCTGGAAAATACCCTGCTCCCCCTGATCCGCCAGTTGCAAGGCTCCCCCTCATGATGTGTTCAACCCGGCTATCCTCTGTTCGCCAGTTGCAAGGCTCCCCCTTCACGATCCGCTTCATCCTATTGTTCCTCGCGGGCCTTTTCGCCGGTTCCGCCCTGGCGGTCGAAGTCCGCCAATTCGACGACCCCGCCAAGCAGCGCCGTTACGAGAACCTGATCGAGGAACTGCGCTGCCTCGTGTGCCAAAACCAATCGCTGGCCGATTCCGACGCCGATCTCGCCAAGGATTTGCGCGACGAGGTCTACGGCATCATCCAAAGCGGCCAGAGCGAACAGGAGGCGGTGCGCTTCCTCACCGACCGCTATGGCGATTTCGTCCTGTACCGCCCGCCGGTCAAGCCCATCACCGTATTGCTCTGGACCGGGCCGGTCCTGATCCTATTGGCGGTGGCGCTGTTCCTGTGGAAGCATCAACGCCAACGCCCCACCCTGGCCCGGCTGGAACTGACCGACGAAGAACGCCAGCGCCTGGAACGGCTCAAGAAGAACCTCGAAGGCTAGCGCCCCGACCGGGCTATGCCGAACCCCCGTGGAATCGAAGATGATCGAATTTTGGATCGCGGCGGCCTTGCTGCTGCTGTTGGGCTATACCTGCTTCCTGCCCGCCCTGACCGGCAAGACCGGCGGCGGGGCCGACCGGGCCAAACTCAACCTGCTATTGCACCGGCACCGGCAGGAAGAACTGGCGCGGGAAACCGCCGATGCCGGGGATTTGGGCAAGCTGGACGCCGAATCGGAACGCGGCCTGCTGGACGATTTGGAAATGGCGGGCTCCCCCCAAGCCCCGGAAGCGGACCCAGGCGGACGCATCGCGCTGGCGGTGACGCTCGTCGCCCTGCCCTTGGTCGGCTTGCTGGCGTATTTCTCGCTGGGACGGCCCGATTTGCTGGGACTGGCCCCGGCCCAAATCCAAGCCCAGGCCCAGCCCAATACCCCGTCCGGCCTGGAAGAAAGCATCCAGCGCCTAGCCGAGCGCCTCAAGCAGAATCCCAACGACCTGGAAGGCTGGACCATGTTGGGCCGCTCGCTGTTGATCGTGAACCAGCCCGACAAGGCGGTCACGGCCTTCGAGTACGCCATGAAGCTGGCCCCGGACAACCTCGACCTCAAAGCCTATTACGCCGAAGCCCTGGCCGGGGCCAACCAAGGCGTATTGGAAGGCAAGCCCACCGAATTGGTCGAGGCGGTGCTGAAGCAAGACCCCCAGCACAAGGGCGCGTTATGGATGGCGGGCATCGCCGCCGCCCAGCGCAAGGATACCGCCCAGGCCGTGGACTACTGGACCCGGCTCAAGGCCCAATTCCCGCCGCAAAGCGAGGAAGCCCGCCAAATCGACCGCTATCTGGCCGAGGTCCAGGGCTTGCCCGTCCCCGCCGCAACCGCCCCGCCCGCCCAGGCCCCAGCGCCCGGCAAGCGCATCCATGTCCAGGTCAAGCTAGCCGAAGGTTTCAAGGACCGGGCCGCGCCGGACGATGCCTTGTTCATCTTCGCCCGCGCCGCCCAAGGCCCGCCCATGCCGCTGGCCGTGGTCAAGAAGCGGGCCGGGGATTTGCCGCTGGAGGTGGTGCTGGACGATTCCATGGCCATGATGCAAGGCATGAACCTGTCGTCGTTCGAACAGGTGGTGATCGGGGCGCGGATATCCAAAAGCGGCAAGCCCACGCCCAGCCCCGGCGATCTCCAGGGCCAGACCGCGCCACTCGCGCCGGAGGACGACGGCCATTACGCGGTGACGGTGGACCAGGTGGCGCCATAGCGTCTAACCGCGCTGGCAAGAAAGCCACAGGCCCGGTACGCTTGCCTATCGCCGGCTTCCAAGTTCCGCTTGGAAACCGGCGATAACCCTCAACCCCATGAGCGCGGAACATGTCGTTGACCCCCGAACAAGTCCTGCAACTCGCCCCCGACGCCGCCTCGGCCAAAGCCGGACAAGGGTTGGCCGTACCCGCCAAATGGCCTACGCTGGGCCAATCCGACAGCGCCCTGTGGGGCGAATGCCAGGGCAGCGGTTCCAAACCTTATCAAGTGCAAATCGACCTGGGCGGCGGACCCGCCTTCCGTTGCACCTGCCCCAGCCGCAAATTCCCCTGTAAGCACGGCTTGGCCTTGCTGCTACTGCAAGTCCGCAAACCCGACGCCATCGCCACCACCGAGCCACCGGCCTGGGTGGCGGAATGGCTGGCCTCGCGCCAACAACGGGCGGCGCGGCAGGAAGAAAAGAAAACCCAAGCGGAACCCCCCGCCACCACCGCCGATCCCGGCACCGCCGCCAAGCGCGAAGCCAAGCGCCTGGAACGCATGGCGGCGGGGGCCGCGGAATTGCGGCGCTGGCTGGAGGATCAAGTCCGGCAGGGTATCGGCAACCTGGCCGATCCCAAGACCGATTGGCGGGCCTTGGCGGCGCGGATGGTCGATGCCCAAGCCCCCGGCCTGGCGTTCCGGGTCCGCAAGCTCGGCGAAATCGCCGGGTCCGGCGGCGATTGGCCCGCACGGCTCCTGGCCGCGATGGGTCGGCTCGCCCTGTTGCTGGACGCCTTCGACCGCTTCGCCGACTTGCCCTCCCCGGTCCAGGCCGATGTCCGCGCCGCGCTGGGCTGGCCCTTGGACAAGGATGAAGTGCTGGCCCAGGGCGAGCGCTGGACCGACCTGTGGGAAGTCTTGGGCTGCCAGATCGAGGAGAACGAGCGGCTATGGGAGCGGCGGGTCTGGCTGCGCGGACGGGAATCGGGACGCCACGCCTTGCTGCTGGATTTCGCCCATGGCAATCCGGTGTTCGCCCAGCCCTTCCTGGTGGGCTCCGCCTTGCGCCTGACCCTGGCCTATTATCCCGGTACCCGTCCCAGCCGCGCCCTGCTGGTGGCGGGGCCGGAAGCCGGGGGTTCCGCCCATTTCCCGGCGCAAACCCTCGACGACGAATGGACCGCGCTGGCGCAAGGCATCGCCGCCAACCCTTGGCAAAACCCCTGGCCCTTGGCGGTGCCCGCCGCCGTGCCGGGATACGATGACGGCGGTTGGGCTTTATATACGGCGGAGGGCGGACGCCTGCCCCTGGTACTGGCGGAGGGCGAGGGCTGGCGCTTAATGGCCTTGTCCGGGGGGATGCCCATGGGGGTGTTCGGCGAATGGGATGGCGAAAAACTGCTACCCCTGAGCGCCTGGGCACCGGAATTGGTTTGGACCGGAGGACAACGCTGATGTCTGGCTTGGAAACCTTGGCGGCGCAAGCCGTGGTCGGCGTGGCGCGGCAAGCGCCGGTATGGCCGGACACCGGGGGCGCGGTCGGCGACACCCTCAAGCAATTGATCCAACAACGGACGGAACCGGCTTCCGCCTTGCTGGGCGTGGCGGGGGTGTTCGCGGTTTGCGGGGCCGCCGGTTATCGCCCACCCGCGGGTGGAAACCCGCCCGCGGTTTGTCCTCCCGAAAGCCTAGGCTCCGCCGCGGACCCGGCATTGGCGGCCACGCTCGCCATCCTCCTCGCCCAAGGCCCAGAGCGCTTGCAGGCCGAGGCCTTGCGCCGCTTGGCCAAGGCCGGTGTCCGTTGGCCCGAGCGGCTGTTGCCGGAGGCGCTGGACCTGGGCCGTCGCAGCCGCGCCCTGCGTCCTGGGTTGCGCCCCGTGCTGGGCCAGCGTGGCCTGTGGCTGGCGGGCCGGAATCCCGAATGGGCCTATGCCGTGGGTTCGGGCGGCCTGGAGTTGGACATCTCCGCCTGGGAAACCGGCACCACCGAACAACGCGCCGCCTATCTTGGACGATGCCGGGCAACCGATCCGGCCCAGGGCCGCGACCTTTATCTCCAAGCCCTGCCGGAACTGGGGGCCAAGGAACGCGCCGCCCTGCTCATGGAACTGGCGATAGGACTCGGCCCGGACGACGAAGCCGCCTTGGAAGCCGCCTTGAAGGACCGCGCGAAAGAAGTCCGCATCGCCGCCGCCGCCTTGCTGGTGCGATTACCCGACAGCGCCTACGCCCGGCGCATGGCGGAGCGGCTGGAATCCTGCCTGGGCCAAGAGCGGAAATCGCTGCGGCAACTCTGGACGCTGGAACCCCCGGAAGCCT
Encoded here:
- a CDS encoding DUF5691 domain-containing protein, which gives rise to MSGLETLAAQAVVGVARQAPVWPDTGGAVGDTLKQLIQQRTEPASALLGVAGVFAVCGAAGYRPPAGGNPPAVCPPESLGSAADPALAATLAILLAQGPERLQAEALRRLAKAGVRWPERLLPEALDLGRRSRALRPGLRPVLGQRGLWLAGRNPEWAYAVGSGGLELDISAWETGTTEQRAAYLGRCRATDPAQGRDLYLQALPELGAKERAALLMELAIGLGPDDEAALEAALKDRAKEVRIAAAALLVRLPDSAYARRMAERLESCLGQERKSLRQLWTLEPPEAFGPDWKADALEETPPKGEALGQRAWWLYQLTRNTPLAWWETRLELAAADVLEWGLKSEWRNALWRGWLDAAETSAAAPWLEAFLARKPPKGVHYDYRRFLRHLPPHACETLWLDIMARENAGAGLALACESLPLDGGTVSASFAQAALGRVADYLGRREATWDYRLRETLPQFACLIPPGLFEDIEATRPLERKDAHPSLNEAVARFHAVLEHRAFLHQHPPLASADP
- a CDS encoding DsbE family thiol:disulfide interchange protein, with product MRFLIPLAVFLVMVIFLAIGLTLDPREVPSPFIGKPAPAFALPQVADAQKTLAPADFKGQVALVNVWASWCVSCRQEHPVLVELAKRKLVPIYGLNYKDQREDALAWLDRYGNPYTASAFDADGKTGIDWGVYGVPETFVIDRAGIIRHKFTGPITPEILENTLLPLIRQLQGSPS
- a CDS encoding cytochrome c-type biogenesis protein, whose protein sequence is MMCSTRLSSVRQLQGSPFTIRFILLFLAGLFAGSALAVEVRQFDDPAKQRRYENLIEELRCLVCQNQSLADSDADLAKDLRDEVYGIIQSGQSEQEAVRFLTDRYGDFVLYRPPVKPITVLLWTGPVLILLAVALFLWKHQRQRPTLARLELTDEERQRLERLKKNLEG
- the ccmI gene encoding c-type cytochrome biogenesis protein CcmI, encoding MIEFWIAAALLLLLGYTCFLPALTGKTGGGADRAKLNLLLHRHRQEELARETADAGDLGKLDAESERGLLDDLEMAGSPQAPEADPGGRIALAVTLVALPLVGLLAYFSLGRPDLLGLAPAQIQAQAQPNTPSGLEESIQRLAERLKQNPNDLEGWTMLGRSLLIVNQPDKAVTAFEYAMKLAPDNLDLKAYYAEALAGANQGVLEGKPTELVEAVLKQDPQHKGALWMAGIAAAQRKDTAQAVDYWTRLKAQFPPQSEEARQIDRYLAEVQGLPVPAATAPPAQAPAPGKRIHVQVKLAEGFKDRAAPDDALFIFARAAQGPPMPLAVVKKRAGDLPLEVVLDDSMAMMQGMNLSSFEQVVIGARISKSGKPTPSPGDLQGQTAPLAPEDDGHYAVTVDQVAP
- a CDS encoding SWIM zinc finger family protein, whose protein sequence is MSLTPEQVLQLAPDAASAKAGQGLAVPAKWPTLGQSDSALWGECQGSGSKPYQVQIDLGGGPAFRCTCPSRKFPCKHGLALLLLQVRKPDAIATTEPPAWVAEWLASRQQRAARQEEKKTQAEPPATTADPGTAAKREAKRLERMAAGAAELRRWLEDQVRQGIGNLADPKTDWRALAARMVDAQAPGLAFRVRKLGEIAGSGGDWPARLLAAMGRLALLLDAFDRFADLPSPVQADVRAALGWPLDKDEVLAQGERWTDLWEVLGCQIEENERLWERRVWLRGRESGRHALLLDFAHGNPVFAQPFLVGSALRLTLAYYPGTRPSRALLVAGPEAGGSAHFPAQTLDDEWTALAQGIAANPWQNPWPLAVPAAVPGYDDGGWALYTAEGGRLPLVLAEGEGWRLMALSGGMPMGVFGEWDGEKLLPLSAWAPELVWTGGQR